A genomic segment from Malus domestica chromosome 05, GDT2T_hap1 encodes:
- the LOC103435868 gene encoding cytochrome P450 CYP82J17-like, producing MDFPSHLLAIAGILLFVLYLWRVKIQSHKTKGVLTPQPSGALPIIGHLHKLGGKNPLCRTLASMADKYGPIFTIRLGKHPALVISNHDAVKECFTKNDIVFAARPKSAHGRYLGYNYAGFGFSPYGTYWRNMRKMVIAELLSSRRLQTLKHVQISEVDSFIKGLYEICKTKGENGQSKVVISEWIEHLTLSVITQMIAGKRYFDWGKVGNDSDNEGENKRIREIVKEFMLVSGMPVISDMIGYPDWIDFLGQVKNMKRIGKELDALTASWIEEHNNARKEIDSRDKLDFIDVMLSVIEDNTVLGHTRETIIKATSQNLIIAGSDTTAISLKWIISLLLNNRHVLKHAQEEINLKVGTERWVEDTDIENLTFLQAIVKETLRLYPPGPLSVPHEAMEDCQVCGFHIPKGTRLFVNLWKLHRDPTMWSDPEMFYPDRFLTTQASIDASGNHFEFIPFGSGRRSCPGLTFAMQVIHLTLGRLIQGFELATPLDMPVDMTEGLGVTLPKATSLEVVLTPRLPIELYER from the exons ATGGATTTTCCTTCTCATCTTCTGGCAATTGCAGGGATTTTACTCTTTGTTCTGTATCTATGGAGGGTTAAAATCCAAAGTCACAAAACCAAGGGCGTCTTGACCCCACAACCATCAGGTGCCCTGCCAATCATAGGACACCTCCACAAACTTGGAGGCAAAAACCCACTTTGCAGAACCCTAGCATCCATGGCTGACAAGTACGGTCCAATCTTCACCATACGGCTTGGCAAGCACCCTGCACTTGTGATCAGCAACCATGATGCAGTCAAGGAATGCTTCACTAAAAACGACATCGTTTTCGCAGCGAGACCAAAGTCGGCACATGGCAGGTACCTTGGTTACAATTATGCAGGTTTCGGGTTCTCACCATACGGCACGTACTGGCGTAACATGAGAAAAATGGTCATCGCTGAGTTGCTATCTAGCCGCAGGCTTCAGACATTAAAACATGTCCAAATCTCCGAGGTTGATTCTTTTATCAAGGGGTTGTAcgaaatttgcaaaacaaaggGGGAAAATGGTCAAAGCAAGGTGGTGATTAGCGAGTGGATTGAGCACCTGACTTTGAGTGTAATTACTCAAATGATTGCTGGGAAGAGGTATTTTGATTGGGGTAAAGTGGGAAATGACTCAGATAATGAGGGAGAGAATAAGAGGATTCGGGAAATCGTGAAGGAGTTTATGCTTGTGTCTGGGATGCCAGTCATTTCTGATATGATTGGGTATCCGGATTGGATTGATTTTCTGGGGCAAGTGAAGAATATGAAGCGTATAGGGAAGGAGTTGGATGCTCTAACGGCAAGTTGGATTGAAGAACATAATAATGCAAGGAAGGAGATCGACTCAAGGGACAAGCTCGACTTCATTGATGTCATGCTTTCTGTGATTGAGGACAATACTGTGCTTGGTCATACTCGTGAAACCATCATCAAGGCAACATCGCAG AATCTGATCATAGCTGGCTCAGATACCACAGCAATCAGCTTGAAGTGGATCATCTCTTTATTATTAAACAACAGGCATGTTTTGAAGCATGCACAAGAAGAGATAAACCTAAAAGTTGGCACAGAGAGATGGGTTGAAGACACTGATATCGAAAACCTAACTTTCCTCCAAGCCATTGTCAAGGAAACCCTACGTCTATATCCTCCAGGTCCACTCTCAGTCCCACATGAAGCAATGGAAGACTGCCAAGTTTGTGGCTTTCACATTCCAAAGGGCACACGTTTATTTGTCAATTTGTGGAAATTGCACAGAGACCCAACTATGTGGTCAGACCCTGAAATGTTTTACCCAGATAGGTTTCTTACAACCCAAGCAAGCATTGATGCCTCTGGTAACCATTTTGAGTTCATTCCATTTGGGTCTGGAAGAAGATCTTGTCCAGGTCTCACATTCGCAATGCAAGTTATCCACTTGACTCTTGGTAGATTGATTCAAGGATTTGAATTGGCTACTCCATTGGACATGCCTGTAGACATGACTGAAGGACTAGGCGTTACTTTGCCAAAGGCAACTTCACTTGAAGTTGTGCTAACTCCACGCTTGCCCATTGAATTGTATGAAAGATAG
- the LOC103435987 gene encoding nicotine N-demethylase CYP82E3-like: protein MNGTQMIVAGSDTTATSLKWIISLLLNKKHALKHAQEEINLKVGRERWVEDTDIENLTYLQAIVKETLRLYPPGPFSVPHEAMEDCQVCGLHIPKGTRLFVNLWKLHRDPTVWSEPEVFSPDRFDASGQHFEFIPFGSGRRSCPGLTFAMQVIHLNLGRLIQGFELATPLDMSVDMTEGLGVTLPKATSLEVVLTPRLPIEFYER from the exons ATGAATGGTACTCA AATGATCGTAGCTGGCTCCGATACCACAGCAACCAGCTTGAAGTGGATCATCTCTTTACTATTAAATAAGAAGCATGCTTTGAAGCATGCACAAGAAGAGATAAACCTAAAAGTTGGCAGAGAGAGATGGGTTGAAGACACTGATATCGAAAACCTGACTTATCTCCAAGCCATTGTCAAGGAAACCCTACGTCTATATCCTCCAGGTCCATTCTCAGTCCCACATGAAGCAATGGAAGATTGCCAAGTTTGTGGCCTTCACATTCCAAAGGGCACACGTTTATTTGTCAATTTGTGGAAATTGCACAGAGACCCAACTGTGTGGTCAGAGCCCGAAGTGTTTTCTCCAGATAGGTTTGATGCCTCTGGTCAGCATTTTGAGTTCATTCCATTTGGGTCTGGAAGAAGATCTTGTCCAGGTCTCACATTTGCAATGCAAGTTATCCACTTGAATCTTGGTAGATTGATTCAAGGATTTGAATTGGCTACTCCATTGGACATGTCTGTGGACATGACTGAAGGACTAGGCGTTACTTTGCCAAAGGCAACTTCACTTGAAGTTGTGCTAACTCCACGCTTGCCCATTGAATTCTATGAAAGATAG